Proteins encoded by one window of Astatotilapia calliptera chromosome 13, fAstCal1.2, whole genome shotgun sequence:
- the LOC113034660 gene encoding dual specificity protein phosphatase 19-like gives MHSLAQEIHGFAKHRLKKQCTRVTTVTGKKLLERRSDGGEGDVELVEELEDGNGCGFVEDNSLDLQVGVIRPFLLLGSQDAAHDIDTLQRYKVSHVLNVAYGVDNLFPDKMVYKTLQILDLPETEITSYFEECRSFIDQTREQGGVVLVHCNAGVSRSSSIVIGYLMLREELSFDDAYSQVKLARPSIRPNPGFYQQLQKYKS, from the exons ATGCATTCACTGGCTCAGGAGATCCACGGCTTCGCGAAACACCGACTGAAGAAACAGTGCACGCGTGTTACCACAGTGACAGGCAAAAAGCTGCTGGAGAGGAGGAGTGATGGAGGAGAGGGAGATGTGGAGCTGGTTGAAGAGCTGGAGGATGGAAATGGGTGTGGATTTGTAGAAGATAACAGCCTGGACCTCCAAGTTGGTGTCATCAGACCGTTCCTCCTGCTGG GCTCTCAGGATGCAGCCCACGACATTGACACCCTGCAGAGATATAAG GTATCTCATGTGCTAAATGTTGCATATGGAGTCGATAACCTGTTCCCAGATAAGATGGTCTATAAGACGCTCCAGATCCTGGACCTCCCAGAAACCGAGATCACTTCCTACTTCGAGGAGTGCAGGTCCTTCATAGATCAGACTCGTGAACAG GGCGGTGTGGTGCTGGTCCACTGTAATGCTGGCGTGTCCCGCTCTTCCTCCATCGTGATTGGGTATCTGATGCTGAGGGAGGAGCTTTCATTTGATGATGCATACAGCCAGGTTAAGCTGGCGAGGCCATCGATTCGCCCAAACCCCGGCTTTTATCAGCAGTTACAGAAATACAAATCCTAA